CGTCTTTTTCTTCCCCAGCCGAGGGCGGCTGGGGGTCTCAGTTGATTCCCTTTCCTCACAACTGGCTCAGTCAATGGGGGTTTCCAACGGTGGTGTGTTGATCACCGAAGTCAAAACTGGCTCAGCCGCCGAAAAAGCCGGGCTCAAAGCCGGTGACTGCATTACAGCGGTCAATAATCAGCCAGTAAAAAATAGTTCCGATCTGATTGAGGAACTGTCGAAAGTCAAAGAAGGTACCGTCACGCTCAACATTGTGCGTGATCGTCAGCCAACGACGGTCACCGCTACGCTTGATAAAGTGGATGAAACCTACCTTCGTCCGCTCCGGATGAGAATTCCAACCCGGATTCAAATTCCGCCCATGCGGATTCGAATTCCCCGATTGTCCGAAATCACCATTGGCAATTCGAGCGTGTTAACCTAACCGGGTGTTTAACCCGCAGTTCGGACAAAACATATCGGTTTTTTTGATTGGCGTTCCACAGTTAAAACAGGTCAATCCCTGGCGTGGTGGGGCGCTTCCAAACGGCGTTCCGCATTGGAAACAAAACCTGGCCAATGGATCCACCTGGGTCGTGTTGCATTTGGAACAAACTTTCGGGTCTGGTCGGCGTCCAGTTGATTCTCCTCCCGGCCCCCCAGCTTGTGGGGGCTGGGAGCCAGATCCTCCTGGTTGTGGTCCACCGTACCCACTCCCTCCGACTGGAGGAAGTGCCAAATATCCGGCAGGCGGTAAATACTGCTGGTAAAACGTGCCATCCAGAATTGATGCATATTCCCCGATTTCAGCCCATTTCTTGATTTCCTTGGCCCGAAGCGCTGGAAATGGGTGCGAGCGCCGATACACCTGCAAGAATTTGTACACCTGATTGAGCATGCTGCTATCGAGTTCCTGATAGTCGTCAGCCTGCTTCAAAAATTCATCCCGATTGAATTGTTCATAAATCTTGTTACACCCTCCGGCCAGCTTCATCAGCGTTTCAATCGAAACATCCAGATCCTGCACCACCAGTAATCCCGCCCGGTCAGCCGAAAGCTCTGATTTGCGATCCCACTCATAAAT
The nucleotide sequence above comes from Acidobacteriota bacterium. Encoded proteins:
- a CDS encoding M48 family metallopeptidase — protein: MSSEPNNTQPNPNPEEPAKKQRIRLPKLKAADFQHPWDVAALETVKRAKGLDLLVRKLNEYGFERWYYINNIADNVRVSQRQCKTIHDMLRESCDILGVTAEPQLYLNQNPNVNAFTFGTQQPFIVINSALVDFLTDDQLLCVIAHEVGHIKCGHVLYKMMANFLSVVVEIVGEATLGLGTLIGSGLLLAIYEWDRKSELSADRAGLLVVQDLDVSIETLMKLAGGCNKIYEQFNRDEFLKQADDYQELDSSMLNQVYKFLQVYRRSHPFPALRAKEIKKWAEIGEYASILDGTFYQQYLPPAGYLALPPVGGSGYGGPQPGGSGSQPPQAGGPGGESTGRRPDPKVCSKCNTTQVDPLARFCFQCGTPFGSAPPRQGLTCFNCGTPIKKTDMFCPNCGLNTRLG